From Megalobrama amblycephala isolate DHTTF-2021 linkage group LG8, ASM1881202v1, whole genome shotgun sequence, the proteins below share one genomic window:
- the LOC125273718 gene encoding putative methyltransferase-like protein 7A — MTLFMNACAFLFKVLILPLHVAELVGLLSFYKRVFPLIVYKVTFSYNDKMNEKKRELFRNLAKFYPPKGSLRILEVGCGSGANFEHYPTGCKITCIDPNPHFKNYLEKSMAKNDHLVYDSFVVASGENLQAVEDNSVDVVVCTLVLCSVKDTPKVLQEAKRVLRPGGAFFFIEHVVSDPSTWTYFFQHVLQPFWYYFGDGCETTRATWKHIEAAGFSDLQLRHIQAPLFFMIKPHIVGYAVK, encoded by the exons ATGACGCTGTTTATGAACGCTTGcgcttttttatttaaagtccTCATTTTACCGCTGCATGTTGCAGAGCTGGTTGGACTTTTGTCTTTCTACAAACGCGTGTTTCCTCTAATAGTCTATAAAGTAACGTTTTCATACAATGACAAAATGAACGAGAAGAAACGGGAACTGTTTCGAAACCTGGCCAAATTCTACCCCCCGAAAGGCTCTCTGCGTATCTTGGAGGTGGGCTGCGGATCCGGGGCGAACTTCGAGCACTATCCGACGGGCTGCAAGATCACATGCATCGACCCCAACCCGCATTTCAAAAACTACCTGGAGAAAAGCATGGCGAAGAACGACCACCTCGTATATGACAGCTTCGTAGTGGCGTCGGGGGAGAATCTACAGGCGGTGGAGGACAACTCAGTGGATGTTGTGGTGTGCACACTGGTTCTGTGTTCAGTCAAAGATACCCCGAAAGTTCTGCAAGAAGCAAAGAGAGTTCTTAGGCCT GGAGGAGCATTTTTCTTCATTGAACATGTGGTGTCTGACCCCTCAACCTGGACTTATTTTTTTCAACATGTTCTTCAGCCATTCTG GTACTATTTTGGCGATGGCTGCGAGACAACCCGAGCTACTTGGAAGCACATCGAGGCAGCTGGCTTCTCTGACCTGCAGCTGCGCCACATCCAAGCTCCTCTGTTTTTTATGATCAAACCACACATTGTTGGTTATGCCGTCAAATAA
- the atf1 gene encoding cyclic AMP-dependent transcription factor ATF-1 isoform X2: protein MEEVQQNNSNGSESQTVAIPTTITASHISQIAQMSLGGNPVAVVQLPSGQFQVQGVIQSAQSSVIQSPPAHAQGQGSDSDDSQESSDSGASNQKSREILARRPSYRKILNDLSAEEVATQNEGEEESSTSSAITSVSLPTPIYQTSTGQYIAISSNGSLQLTSAGSEGVQSLQTLTMTNSNPNQPTILQYAQTADGQQILLPSNQVVLQGAGGEMQAYQIRSSSSSMPQTVVMTSPVISSQGKSDDPQMKREIRLAKNREAARECRRKKKEYVKCLENRVAVLENQNKTLIEELKTLKDLYCVKTG from the exons ATGGAGGAGGTCCAGCAGAACAACAGTAATGGCTCTGAGTCTCAAACTGTTGCCATCCCCACAACTATAACTGCCTCTCACATATCACAGATAGCACAG ATGTCTCTGGGTGGGAATCCAGTGGCTGTGGTTCAGCTGCCCAGCGGTCAGTTCCAAGTTCAAGGTGTGATTCAGTCAGCACAGTCATCAGTTATCCAGTCTCCACCAGCACATGCGCAG GGTCAAGGATCTGACAGTGATGATTCTCAGGAATCAAGCGACAGTGGGGCATCTAACCAGAAGTCAAGAGAGATTTTGGCTCGCCGCCCATCCTACAG GAAGATTCTAAATGATCTATCAGCTGAGGAAGTGGCAACTCAGAACGAGGGAGAAGAGGAAAGCTCAACCTCCTCTGCCATAACAAGTGTCTCGCTCCCCACCCCAATCTACCAGACAAGCACTGGCCAATATA TTGCGATTTCATCCAATGGCTCTCTGCAGCTCACCAGTGCTGGTTCAGAGGGTGTGCAAAGCCTGCAGACTCTCACCATGACCAACTCGAACCCAAACCAGCCAACTATACTGCAATATGCTCAGACTGCCGACGGACAACAGATTCTGCTGCCTAGTAACCAGGTGGTGCTCCAAG GTGCAGGGGGAGAAATGCAAGCTTATCAGATCCGCTCTTCTTCCTCTTCGATGCCTCAGACCGTTGTCATGACATCACCCGTTATCAGCTCTCAGGGCAAGAGCGATGACCCGCAAATGAAGCGAGAGATACGCCTGGCGAAGAACAG GGAGGCAGCCAGAGAGTGTCGCAGAAAGAAAAAGGAGTACGTGAAGTGTTTGGAGAACCGTGTGGCTGTCCTGGAGAATCAGAACAAGACTCTTATCGAGGAGCTCAAGACGTTAAAGGACCTGTACTGCGTTAAAACCGGCTAG
- the mettl7a.3 gene encoding methyltransferase-like protein 7A produces MTLIMNACVFLFKVLTLPLHVAELVGLLSLYKRVFPRVVYNFTLAYNELMNDKKSELFRNLAKFYPPKGSLRILEVGCGSGANFEHYPTGCKITCIDPNPHFKNYLEKSMAKNDHLVYDSFVVASGENLQAVEDNSVDVVVCTLVLCSVKDTPKVLQEAKRVLRPGGALFFLEHVVSDPSTWTYFFQHVLQPFWYYLNDGCDTTRATWKHIEAASFSDLQLRHIQAPLFFMLKPHIVGYAVK; encoded by the exons ATGACGCTGATAATGAACGCTTGCGTTTTTTTATTCAAAGTCCTCACTTTACCGCTGCACGTTGCAGAGCTGGTTGGACTTTTGTCTTTATACAAACGCGTTTTTCCTCGAGTCGTGTATAACTTTACGTTAGCGTACAATGAATTAATGAACGATAAGAAAAGCGAACTGTTTCGAAACTTGGCCAAATTCTACCCCCCGAAAGGCTCTCTACGCATCTTAGAGGTGGGCTGCGGATCCGGGGCGAACTTCGAGCACTACCCGACGGGCTGCAAGATCACATGCATCGACCCCAACCCGCATTTCAAAAACTACCTGGAGAAAAGCATGGCGAAGAACGACCACCTCGTATATGACAGCTTCGTAGTGGCGTCGGGGGAGAATCTACAGGCGGTGGAGGACAACTCAGTGGATGTTGTGGTGTGCACACTGGTTCTGTGTTCAGTCAAAGATACCCCGAAAGTTCTGCAAGAAGCAAAGAGAGTTCTTAGGCCT GGAGGAGCACTTTTCTTCCTTGAACATGTGGTGTCTGACCCCTCAACCTGGACTTACTTTTTTCAACATGTTCTTCAGCCATTCTG GTACTATTTAAATGATGGTTGTGATACAACCCGAGCTACTTGGAAGCACATTGAGGCAGCTAGCTTCTCCGACCTGCAGCTACGCCACATCCAAGCTCCTCTGTTTTTTATGCTGAAACCACACATTGTTGGTTATGCCGTCAAATAA
- the atf1 gene encoding cyclic AMP-dependent transcription factor ATF-1 isoform X1, with product MNMVAMEEVQQNNSNGSESQTVAIPTTITASHISQIAQMSLGGNPVAVVQLPSGQFQVQGVIQSAQSSVIQSPPAHAQGQGSDSDDSQESSDSGASNQKSREILARRPSYRKILNDLSAEEVATQNEGEEESSTSSAITSVSLPTPIYQTSTGQYIAISSNGSLQLTSAGSEGVQSLQTLTMTNSNPNQPTILQYAQTADGQQILLPSNQVVLQGAGGEMQAYQIRSSSSSMPQTVVMTSPVISSQGKSDDPQMKREIRLAKNREAARECRRKKKEYVKCLENRVAVLENQNKTLIEELKTLKDLYCVKTG from the exons ATGAATATGG TGGCAATGGAGGAGGTCCAGCAGAACAACAGTAATGGCTCTGAGTCTCAAACTGTTGCCATCCCCACAACTATAACTGCCTCTCACATATCACAGATAGCACAG ATGTCTCTGGGTGGGAATCCAGTGGCTGTGGTTCAGCTGCCCAGCGGTCAGTTCCAAGTTCAAGGTGTGATTCAGTCAGCACAGTCATCAGTTATCCAGTCTCCACCAGCACATGCGCAG GGTCAAGGATCTGACAGTGATGATTCTCAGGAATCAAGCGACAGTGGGGCATCTAACCAGAAGTCAAGAGAGATTTTGGCTCGCCGCCCATCCTACAG GAAGATTCTAAATGATCTATCAGCTGAGGAAGTGGCAACTCAGAACGAGGGAGAAGAGGAAAGCTCAACCTCCTCTGCCATAACAAGTGTCTCGCTCCCCACCCCAATCTACCAGACAAGCACTGGCCAATATA TTGCGATTTCATCCAATGGCTCTCTGCAGCTCACCAGTGCTGGTTCAGAGGGTGTGCAAAGCCTGCAGACTCTCACCATGACCAACTCGAACCCAAACCAGCCAACTATACTGCAATATGCTCAGACTGCCGACGGACAACAGATTCTGCTGCCTAGTAACCAGGTGGTGCTCCAAG GTGCAGGGGGAGAAATGCAAGCTTATCAGATCCGCTCTTCTTCCTCTTCGATGCCTCAGACCGTTGTCATGACATCACCCGTTATCAGCTCTCAGGGCAAGAGCGATGACCCGCAAATGAAGCGAGAGATACGCCTGGCGAAGAACAG GGAGGCAGCCAGAGAGTGTCGCAGAAAGAAAAAGGAGTACGTGAAGTGTTTGGAGAACCGTGTGGCTGTCCTGGAGAATCAGAACAAGACTCTTATCGAGGAGCTCAAGACGTTAAAGGACCTGTACTGCGTTAAAACCGGCTAG